A single window of Streptomyces griseoviridis DNA harbors:
- a CDS encoding sulfurtransferase produces the protein MTGAGSPHLVDARTACARRARTVFVEVAPWRVMAQGPDPIRGSVPGAIRTSVRSDFAGRPTATSGHLPLPERTAVRAALRAHGVGPGDDLVLYTRRVEELSSAARAWFVLTWAGFRSVAVLDGGLPAWVREDGPTTLATPAPPGHPAPPLSYDDEGAGGRRVLARADVPEIAALGTLLDSRPAAAYNGTPDDPRSGHVPHAVHAHSAELMTPDGLLRPPVELRKWFLARRAVGGHEVGAYCGGGVSSALLVLAGALIGQQVGLYVDSWSAWSRDPSLPVERGTAPTRSAAVDTDCA, from the coding sequence GTGACGGGCGCCGGCTCGCCCCACCTCGTCGACGCCCGCACGGCCTGCGCGCGCCGGGCCCGCACGGTCTTCGTCGAGGTCGCTCCCTGGCGGGTGATGGCCCAGGGGCCCGACCCGATCAGGGGCAGCGTCCCCGGCGCCATCAGGACCTCGGTCAGATCCGACTTCGCGGGCCGCCCCACGGCGACCAGCGGCCACCTGCCCCTGCCCGAGCGCACCGCCGTACGGGCCGCCCTGCGCGCACACGGTGTCGGACCCGGCGACGACCTCGTCCTCTACACCCGCCGCGTCGAGGAGCTGTCCTCCGCCGCCCGCGCGTGGTTCGTCCTCACCTGGGCGGGCTTCCGCTCGGTGGCCGTCCTCGACGGCGGACTGCCCGCCTGGGTCCGCGAGGACGGCCCGACGACCCTCGCGACGCCCGCGCCCCCCGGCCACCCCGCGCCACCGCTCTCGTACGACGACGAGGGCGCCGGCGGTCGGCGCGTCCTCGCACGCGCGGACGTCCCGGAGATCGCGGCCCTGGGCACCCTGCTCGACTCCCGCCCCGCAGCCGCCTACAACGGCACCCCCGACGACCCGAGGAGCGGGCACGTCCCGCACGCCGTGCACGCCCACTCGGCCGAGCTGATGACGCCCGACGGCCTGCTCAGACCCCCCGTCGAACTCCGGAAATGGTTCCTCGCCCGCAGGGCGGTCGGCGGCCACGAGGTCGGCGCCTACTGCGGCGGCGGAGTCTCCAGCGCCCTGCTGGTGCTCGCCGGAGCGCTCATCGGCCAACAGGTCGGCCTGTACGTCGATTCATGGTCGGCCTGGTCACGCGACCCGTCCCTGCCCGTGGAACGCGGCACGGCACCGACCCGCTCGGCGGCCGTCGACACGGACTGCGCGTAG
- the lanL gene encoding class IV lanthionine synthetase LanL, which produces MSVPSLSLRSLVRAVLDDLGASGWTFDEDDVWCRVAPPSAAARVQGWKLHVSATALSAPHVLDRAARVLAAGGCAFKFARSLDLVEEMTSASYDRAQCGKFLTAYPDDDDHFRDLADRLDAATAGLPGPAILSDRPLRAGSLVHYRYGAFRGVPVLNNDGSFETRLREPGGAAVTDPRKPWFCPPAWAELPLAGTPGRPPATPAEPSSVLLAGRFVVKEAIRHSARGGVYRALDEHTGTEVVVKQARAHVAEGLTGSDARALLRREAEMLTALKGVCPERVDAFEKDGHAFLVESLISGETLSQWVRRRYADGGPGVAPATAVAMAGRLAALLAEVHRRGLVHQDFTPNNIMVDDDGRLWLIDPEWATVPGAWTYRAHTPGFAAPEQCAGPRFGPAHGPAADLYSLGAVLCHLTTGVVPPAARDDRRERSPAHRVGELLALIRPERAAARRLEPAILGLTVHRPEHRWTMERFAASLADRTPAVAPAPERAGGPAPAVAAPRPVPDGDLRRLVEDGLTHLTRALRPSTAVEGQAGPPSRRRLWKAGPFGDTTDPCAVQHGSAGVLAVLGRATELLDGDQLHASHGLLARWTDERRASVPRLLPGLYFGRAGTAWALHDAARRLDDPAMARRAADLALAVPVRWPNPDVCHGAAGAGMAQLHFWQTTHEPAFLDRIVACADGLVECAETVRGRIVWPVPADFDSALAGARHLGFAHGVAGVASFLLGAARATGNQEYAELAAAAGATLVAEAERGPWGARWRTDLDHEPGSGLLHHWCSGSTGVGTFLLRLWRATGDTTHLRLAEQAGAAAHAARWTSSTAACHGIAGDGDFLLDLADAVPEGPYRSWAGDLAAVLRLRAVVRDGLLLVPDESGTSVRPDARTGVAGTVSFLLRLLHGGPTPWMPDPATWSARAPG; this is translated from the coding sequence ATGTCCGTGCCGTCCCTCTCCCTGCGGTCGTTGGTGCGTGCCGTGCTCGACGACCTCGGCGCGTCCGGCTGGACGTTCGACGAGGACGACGTGTGGTGCCGGGTGGCCCCGCCCTCCGCCGCGGCGCGCGTCCAGGGCTGGAAACTCCACGTCTCGGCGACCGCGCTGTCCGCGCCGCACGTCCTGGACCGCGCCGCGCGGGTCCTGGCAGCCGGTGGCTGCGCCTTCAAATTCGCCCGGAGCCTCGACCTCGTCGAAGAGATGACCTCGGCCTCCTACGACCGCGCGCAGTGCGGCAAGTTCCTCACCGCCTACCCCGATGACGACGACCACTTCCGTGACCTCGCCGACCGGCTCGACGCGGCGACCGCAGGACTGCCGGGACCCGCGATCCTCTCCGACCGTCCGCTGCGCGCGGGCAGTCTGGTGCACTACCGCTACGGAGCCTTCCGGGGCGTGCCGGTCCTGAACAACGACGGTTCGTTCGAGACCCGGCTGCGCGAGCCGGGCGGCGCCGCTGTCACCGACCCCCGCAAGCCGTGGTTCTGTCCCCCCGCGTGGGCCGAACTGCCCCTGGCCGGAACGCCGGGACGCCCGCCGGCGACGCCGGCGGAGCCCTCCTCGGTGCTGCTGGCCGGCCGGTTCGTGGTGAAGGAGGCGATCCGGCACTCGGCCCGGGGCGGTGTGTACCGGGCGCTGGACGAGCACACCGGCACCGAGGTGGTCGTCAAGCAGGCCCGCGCCCACGTCGCCGAAGGACTGACCGGCAGTGACGCCCGCGCACTGCTCCGCCGGGAAGCCGAGATGCTCACCGCGCTGAAGGGCGTCTGCCCCGAGAGGGTCGACGCGTTCGAGAAGGACGGCCACGCCTTCCTGGTGGAGAGCCTGATCAGCGGCGAGACGCTGAGCCAGTGGGTCCGCCGGCGGTACGCGGACGGCGGACCCGGCGTCGCCCCGGCGACAGCGGTCGCGATGGCGGGCCGACTGGCCGCGCTCCTGGCCGAGGTGCACCGACGCGGCCTCGTCCACCAGGACTTCACCCCGAACAACATCATGGTGGACGACGACGGGCGGTTGTGGCTGATCGACCCGGAATGGGCGACCGTCCCGGGGGCGTGGACGTACCGGGCCCACACGCCGGGCTTCGCCGCTCCCGAACAGTGCGCGGGCCCCCGCTTCGGCCCGGCCCACGGCCCCGCCGCCGACCTGTACTCCCTCGGCGCCGTCCTCTGCCACCTGACCACCGGAGTGGTGCCGCCCGCCGCGCGGGACGACCGCCGGGAGCGGTCCCCGGCGCACCGCGTCGGCGAACTGCTGGCCCTGATACGGCCGGAGCGAGCGGCCGCCCGGCGGCTCGAACCGGCGATCCTCGGCCTCACGGTCCACAGGCCCGAACACCGCTGGACCATGGAGCGGTTCGCCGCCTCCCTGGCCGACCGCACACCGGCCGTCGCCCCCGCCCCTGAGCGGGCCGGCGGGCCCGCCCCGGCCGTTGCCGCCCCGCGGCCCGTACCCGACGGCGACCTGCGCAGACTCGTGGAGGACGGCCTCACCCACCTGACGCGGGCGCTGCGACCAAGTACCGCCGTCGAAGGACAGGCCGGCCCGCCGTCCCGCCGACGCCTCTGGAAGGCGGGTCCCTTCGGCGACACGACGGACCCGTGCGCGGTCCAGCACGGCTCGGCGGGCGTACTGGCGGTCCTCGGCCGGGCCACCGAACTCCTCGACGGGGACCAACTGCACGCCTCCCACGGCTTGTTGGCGCGGTGGACCGACGAACGACGCGCATCCGTACCGCGGCTGCTGCCGGGCCTCTACTTCGGCCGCGCCGGCACGGCCTGGGCGCTGCACGACGCCGCCCGGCGGCTCGACGACCCCGCGATGGCGCGGCGGGCGGCGGACCTCGCGCTGGCTGTGCCCGTACGGTGGCCCAACCCCGACGTCTGCCACGGCGCCGCCGGCGCCGGAATGGCGCAACTGCACTTCTGGCAGACCACACACGAACCCGCCTTCCTCGACCGGATCGTCGCCTGCGCGGACGGACTGGTGGAGTGCGCCGAGACCGTGCGCGGCCGGATCGTGTGGCCGGTGCCCGCGGACTTCGACTCCGCCCTCGCGGGCGCCCGGCACCTCGGGTTCGCGCACGGCGTCGCGGGCGTGGCCTCCTTCCTGCTCGGCGCCGCGCGGGCGACCGGCAACCAGGAGTACGCGGAACTGGCCGCCGCGGCGGGCGCCACGCTGGTCGCCGAGGCCGAGCGGGGCCCCTGGGGCGCCCGGTGGCGGACCGACCTGGACCACGAGCCAGGCAGCGGCCTGCTCCACCACTGGTGCTCCGGCTCGACGGGCGTCGGCACCTTCCTGCTGCGCCTGTGGCGCGCGACGGGCGACACCACCCACCTCCGCCTCGCCGAGCAGGCCGGCGCGGCGGCGCACGCCGCCCGCTGGACATCGTCGACCGCCGCCTGCCACGGGATCGCCGGCGACGGTGACTTCCTCCTCGACCTCGCCGACGCGGTGCCCGAAGGCCCCTACCGGAGCTGGGCCGGGGACCTCGCCGCGGTGCTGCGCCTGCGTGCCGTGGTCCGCGACGGACTCCTGCTCGTCCCCGACGAGTCGGGGACGTCGGTGCGCCCGGACGCCAGGACCGGTGTGGCGGGAACGGTCTCCTTCCTGCTGCGGCTCCTGCACGGCGGCCCCACGCCGTGGATGCCCGATCCGGCCACCTGGTCCGCGCGCGCCCCCGGCTGA
- a CDS encoding ALQxL family class IV lanthipeptide has product MENDLDALQLLSGEEAQAHALNLCEGHTCNGGSTCGISCQVTN; this is encoded by the coding sequence ATGGAGAACGACCTCGACGCCCTGCAACTGCTCTCCGGCGAGGAGGCCCAGGCGCACGCGCTGAACCTCTGCGAGGGCCACACCTGCAACGGCGGCAGCACCTGCGGCATCAGCTGTCAGGTCACCAACTGA
- a CDS encoding flavoprotein, translating to MQPDPTPQPRGTRRGALPPIVLPRGRLLFVATGGISVTALPEWAMLARSRYGWSVRVCLTRSAETLVSRQALAAVTRSPVAGPDWDTSSGVVPHKELAEWPDLIIVAPATTNFIAKCAAGMTDSLALTTVICTTAPVVFAPAIPQGALARPSVRRNLDLLREDGHHVVPMEPAISAHDGTAVAEGMPPLLSTLRYAARVLSAPTGEASDDHPATA from the coding sequence GTGCAGCCGGACCCCACCCCTCAGCCGCGCGGCACACGGCGCGGCGCACTGCCGCCGATCGTCCTGCCGCGCGGACGGCTGCTGTTCGTCGCGACCGGCGGCATCTCCGTCACCGCGCTGCCCGAATGGGCCATGCTGGCGCGCTCGCGCTACGGCTGGTCGGTACGCGTCTGCCTGACCCGCTCCGCCGAGACCCTGGTGTCCCGTCAGGCGCTCGCCGCCGTGACCCGGTCGCCGGTGGCGGGCCCCGACTGGGACACGTCGTCGGGCGTCGTACCCCACAAGGAACTCGCCGAGTGGCCCGACCTGATCATCGTGGCCCCCGCGACCACCAACTTCATCGCCAAGTGCGCGGCGGGCATGACCGACAGCCTGGCCCTGACGACGGTCATCTGCACCACCGCGCCGGTGGTGTTCGCCCCCGCGATACCGCAGGGCGCGCTCGCCCGGCCGTCGGTCCGTCGCAACCTGGACCTGCTCCGGGAGGACGGCCACCACGTCGTCCCGATGGAACCGGCGATCTCGGCGCACGACGGCACAGCCGTCGCCGAGGGCATGCCGCCCCTGCTCAGCACCTTGCGGTACGCGGCCCGCGTGCTGTCGGCGCCGACCGGGGAGGCGAGCGATGACCACCCCGCCACGGCGTGA
- a CDS encoding OsmC family protein, giving the protein MNDKVTVVSNLHGRTTEIQGRYTIAGPEFEIVSDGSVRSGGPGEQAGSLDLLVASLVSCALNAFRHDFLEGGQPARQVEIFARIERKIEGDYLGTLVMECFIDGVDHVTADELVAEYKKRCRIYNALKDSLPVVFVPHTPGASG; this is encoded by the coding sequence GTGAACGACAAAGTGACCGTGGTCAGCAATCTGCACGGCAGGACCACGGAGATCCAGGGCCGGTACACCATCGCGGGCCCCGAGTTCGAGATCGTGTCGGACGGATCGGTGCGCAGCGGCGGACCGGGCGAGCAGGCCGGTTCACTCGACCTGCTCGTCGCCTCCCTCGTCTCCTGCGCCCTCAACGCGTTCCGGCACGACTTCCTCGAAGGCGGGCAGCCCGCGCGCCAGGTCGAGATCTTCGCCCGCATCGAGCGCAAGATCGAGGGCGACTACCTGGGCACCCTCGTCATGGAGTGCTTCATCGACGGCGTCGACCACGTCACCGCCGACGAACTCGTCGCCGAGTACAAGAAGAGGTGCCGCATCTACAACGCCCTCAAGGACAGCCTGCCGGTGGTGTTCGTCCCGCACACTCCCGGAGCATCGGGGTGA
- a CDS encoding ABC transporter ATP-binding protein: protein MTTPPRRDPARGGGRLLRDVARDTRGSLALLVCVMVCRVVVALAVPALLSSAVNAVLEGDGGGLHGPALGWGAAVACAALCDAVMGPLGASGTSRATRRLRGRTVRHLLELQPRAPLTAGEAVTQITQAAPQAGALPAAAAQSAVALAGSLAGFAALWVIDWRTAAAFTLGVPLSVLIARRFVGRAAEAQSAYLGAQSDLATRLLGALAGARTIRASGTLTSETARVLVPLADVSAAGHAMWRLQKSTVWQFGLLLSLTEALALAVAGLGVAGGRLSPGQLLAVAGYVKLAIGALQQVDALLALAQARAGGDRIAATLAHPLPAAGPVTGATGPGGVLLKGITVRSAAGDPVLESADLELPAGRSMALVGRTGAGKSLLAGLLGRLSDPDAGQILLDGVDVRDLTLDTLRNAVTYAFERPALIGTTVHDAIAYGRPGASRPTVERAARAARADAFVRRLPAGYDTPLDHAPLSGGERQRLGLARALARPALVYVLDDATSGLDTVTEAEVSEAVTGALSGRTRLVVAHRVTTAARCDAVAWLDGGRIRAVGPHRELWRHADYRAVFAAHDDPAAEREVPCPSPV, encoded by the coding sequence ATGACCACCCCGCCACGGCGTGACCCCGCCCGCGGCGGCGGACGCCTGCTCAGGGACGTCGCACGGGACACCCGCGGGTCCCTGGCCCTGCTGGTGTGCGTGATGGTGTGCCGGGTCGTCGTGGCCCTCGCCGTCCCGGCGCTGCTCTCGTCGGCCGTGAACGCCGTGCTCGAAGGCGACGGCGGAGGGCTCCACGGACCCGCGCTCGGCTGGGGCGCGGCCGTCGCCTGCGCCGCGCTGTGCGACGCCGTGATGGGGCCGTTGGGGGCCTCAGGAACCAGCCGTGCCACGCGCCGACTGCGCGGCAGGACCGTACGCCACCTCCTCGAACTCCAGCCGCGGGCACCGCTGACCGCGGGCGAGGCGGTCACGCAGATCACCCAGGCGGCGCCCCAGGCGGGCGCGCTGCCCGCGGCGGCCGCCCAGTCCGCGGTCGCGCTGGCCGGTTCCCTCGCGGGCTTCGCCGCACTCTGGGTGATCGACTGGCGCACGGCGGCGGCGTTCACCCTCGGTGTGCCCCTCTCGGTGCTGATCGCCCGGCGTTTCGTCGGCCGGGCGGCCGAGGCGCAGAGCGCCTACCTGGGCGCGCAGTCCGACCTCGCGACCCGGCTGCTCGGCGCGCTGGCCGGGGCCAGGACGATCAGGGCCTCGGGAACCCTGACGAGCGAGACCGCCCGGGTCCTCGTGCCCCTGGCCGACGTCTCGGCGGCCGGACACGCCATGTGGCGCCTCCAGAAGTCGACCGTCTGGCAGTTCGGACTGCTGCTGTCGCTCACCGAGGCGCTGGCACTCGCCGTCGCGGGACTCGGGGTCGCCGGGGGACGGCTGAGCCCGGGGCAACTGCTGGCCGTGGCCGGCTACGTGAAGCTCGCGATCGGCGCGCTCCAGCAGGTCGACGCCCTGCTCGCGCTGGCCCAGGCACGCGCGGGCGGCGACCGGATCGCCGCCACCCTCGCGCACCCGCTGCCGGCCGCCGGCCCGGTCACCGGCGCCACCGGCCCCGGCGGCGTGCTCCTGAAGGGGATCACCGTCCGGTCCGCCGCCGGAGACCCGGTGCTCGAAAGCGCCGACCTGGAGCTGCCCGCCGGCCGCTCCATGGCCCTGGTCGGCAGGACCGGCGCGGGCAAGAGCCTCCTCGCCGGGCTCCTCGGCCGGCTGAGCGACCCGGACGCGGGACAGATCCTCCTCGACGGTGTGGACGTGCGCGACCTGACCCTCGACACGCTGCGGAACGCGGTGACGTACGCCTTCGAACGCCCCGCCCTGATCGGGACGACCGTCCACGACGCGATCGCCTACGGCCGGCCCGGAGCGAGCCGGCCGACCGTGGAGCGCGCGGCCCGCGCGGCGCGGGCCGACGCCTTCGTCCGCCGGCTGCCCGCCGGGTACGACACACCGCTCGACCACGCCCCGCTGTCCGGCGGGGAACGCCAACGGCTCGGCCTGGCACGGGCGCTGGCCAGACCCGCCCTGGTGTACGTCCTCGACGACGCCACCTCGGGGCTCGACACCGTCACCGAGGCCGAGGTGAGCGAGGCCGTCACCGGCGCCCTGTCCGGACGGACCCGGCTCGTGGTCGCGCACCGCGTCACCACCGCCGCGCGCTGTGACGCCGTCGCGTGGCTGGACGGGGGACGGATCCGCGCGGTCGGCCCGCACCGCGAACTGTGGCGGCACGCCGACTACCGCGCGGTCTTCGCCGCCCACGACGACCCGGCGGCCGAGCGGGAGGTGCCGTGTCCCTCACCGGTGTGA